A DNA window from Archocentrus centrarchus isolate MPI-CPG fArcCen1 chromosome 15, fArcCen1, whole genome shotgun sequence contains the following coding sequences:
- the bora gene encoding protein aurora borealis gives MGDHAEFQITPETPGRPSIRNPFESPNDYHHLREPLVPSPSVFKSLPCKTTPSKFNWSIDEMASLLPVHIDAEEIQRQSFYFSQTRMDSDIEEKRQNAIEQFFTKGIIVPSPWAAPETRKAPQISKKSSMSAMIAEEPEKNSVGCQTTLTLPLAFDLEKVLGEYCRYEEACDPVQESLSSSSLRRKLFLDGQSSYSGSDSSRPPSPERSNADQENPSLKRGDGAVGGIEGSEGEAVSSIFSSPLACGVSAPTPSTGQFSSSPIQNGYFRDCSLGSIGSPLFPDRSSPAGLISPTVSPIVAHATRTPVGSAEKNQVSSLTPHGAPLDMVTSCNESPFVEGCSPIRSCSPYQLYCHNEPQRSSRPKPRPRGRCWASPPLISPILNPKLPDNEVAEEHLPSATCSSLPPMELDPSSLLAQDSHPINTERVSLDPMEPVKMEESKETENQRRIEYEEDDGGQLTSSRMGNASVTESSHMFVSLLADGSSIRYDSSMQVDSGYNTTSAVSLIDGLNKEYDSKESFTSNMTEEAFQVTRHTKVKVFFPQH, from the exons ATGGGGGACCATGCTGAGTTCCAGATCACCCCCGAGACTCCAGGCAGGCCCTCCATTAGAAACCCCTTTGAAAGTCCAAATGACTACCACCACCTCCGCGAACCGCTGGTGCCAAGTCCATCTGTATTCAAGTCCTTGCCTTGTAAAACT ACTCCATCTAAGTTTAACTGGTCTATTGATGAAATGGCCAGTCTCCTACCAGTGCACATAGACGCAGAGGAAATCCAGCGACAATCTTTTTATTTCAGCCAGACAAg GATGGATTCTGACATTGAGGAAAAACGTCAAAATGCTATTGAGCAG TTTTTCACCAAAGGAATTATTGTCCCTTCCCCCTGGGCGGCACCAGAGACTCGTAAAGCCCCTCAGATTTCTAAGAAGA GTTCTATGTCTGCAATGATTGCAGAGGAGCCAGAAAAAAATTCAG TTGGATGTCAGACAACCCTTACGTTGCCATTGGCTTTTGATTTGGAGAAAGTACTAG gTGAATATTGCCGTTATGAAGAAGCATGCGATCCAGTGCAGGAGAGCCTTAGCAGCTCCTCCTTACGACGAAAACTCTTCCTTGATGGCCAAAGTAGTTATAGTGGCTCAGACAGCTCGCGCCCTCCAAGCCCAGAGAGAAGCAATGCCGATCAGGAAAATCCATCTCTCAAGAGAGGAGATGGAGCTGTAGGAGGCATTGAAGGTTCTGAGGGAGAAGCTGTCTCGTCTATCTTTTCCTCCCCTTTGGCCTGTGGTGTGTCTGCTCCAACGCCCTCTACG GGTCAGTTCTCATCAAGTCCCATCCAGAATGGATACTTCCGGGACTGCAGCCTTGGCAGCATTGGTAGTCCTCTGTTCCCTGATAGGTCCTCTCCTGCTGGCCTCATCTCTCCCACAGTTTCTCCTATTGTTGCACATGCAACACGCACACCTGTTGGCTCAG CTGAGAAGAACCAGGTGAGCAGTTTGACCCCACATGGTGCTCCCCTGGACATGGTCACTTCCTGCAACGAGAGTCCATTTGTTGAGGGTTGTTCTCCCATTCGTAGCTGCTCCCCGTACCAGCTCTATTGCCACAATGAACCCCAGCGCAGTTCTAGACCCAAGCCGAGACCTAGAGGCCGCTGCTGGGCTTCCCCTCCCCTCATCTCCCCAATCCTCAACCCTAAGCTCCCAGACAATGAGGTAGCTGAAGAACACCTCCCCTCTGCCACTTGCTCTTCTCTTCCCCCTATGGAACTAGATCCATCTTCACTGCTGGCACAAGACTCTCACCCCATTAATACTGAGAGAGTTAGCCTGGATCCTATGGAACCTGTGAAAATGGAGGAAAGCAAGGAGACAGAAAATCAAAGGAGGATTGAgtatgaagaggatgatggtgggCAGCTGACCAGCTCTCGTATGGGCAATGCATCAGTAACAGAAAGCTCTCACATGTTTGTGTCTCTCCTGGCAGACGGAAGCAGCATACGTTACGATTCTAGCATGCAG GTGGACAGCGGTTATAACACTACCTCAGCGGTCAGTCTTATTGATGGCCTCAACAAAGAGTATGACAGCAAAGAGTCCTTCACTTCAAACATGACAGAAGAGGCCTTCCAGGTCACTCGACACACTAAAGTAAAG GTGTTTTTTCCTCAGCACTGA
- the dis3 gene encoding LOW QUALITY PROTEIN: exosome complex exonuclease RRP44 (The sequence of the model RefSeq protein was modified relative to this genomic sequence to represent the inferred CDS: inserted 4 bases in 4 codons): MLKSKTFVKKTRSGGVMKVVREHYLRDDIWCGSEACTECKQESTVLQKDACMESSLCSYPHYLVPDTNVVLHQIDILEDPVIRNVIILQTVLQEVRHRSAPVYKRLKDIIHAKEXHFYTFTNEHHRETFIEREPGESANDRNDRAIRVAVRWYSQHLKTFESDTDGLKVVLLTNDQGNKEKHXENGLLVHKCEEYVKSLIANPELVDRLALSNDDKNEITSSKVLFPEHLPLSRIQAGIKSGSFLQGTFRASRDNYLEATVFVQGEGEDSTEVLIQGLQNLNRAVHQDVVAVQLLPRNQWVAPSSVVLQDEGTAKDDEDAEEGGQLRIAAAEAARKPTGKVVGIIKRNWRPFCGMLNASHIKESTRHLFTPADRRIPRIRIETRQASTLAGQRIMVAIDGWPKXSRYPNGHFVRSLGSAGEKDTEEEVLLLEHDVPHQAFSQAVLSFLPKMPWAITPEDMGKREDLRPLTVCSVDPPGCTDIDDALHCRELENGHLEVGVHIADVSHFIRPGNALDKEAANRGTTVYLCGKRIDMVPELLSSNLCSLRSNVDRLAFSCIWEMNQKAEILKTRFTKSVINSKASLTYAEAQMRIDDTSKNDDITKSLRGLNKLAKILKRQRIEKGALTLSSLEVRFHMDSETHDPIDLQTKELMETNSMVEEFMLLANISVAQKIYDEFPECALLRKHPAPPPSNYDILIKAAKSKEVEIHTDSAKALADSLDAAKVDGFPYFNTLLRILATRCMMQAVYFCSGMDSDFHHYGLASPIYTHFTSPIRRYADIIVHRLLAVAIGADSTYPDLMDXHKESALCNNLNYRHKMSQYAQRASVAFHTQLFFKSRGILNEEGFILFVRKNAIIVLIPKFGLEGTVFFDTKDKVSPNKVFEEEGPTLTVEQHKFHIFDKVKVTISLDDSNIQHQKIRMALIDPVIPGVSVPAPDAETPAKKQKLDR; this comes from the exons ATCGACATATTGGAAGATCCTGTGATTCGTAATGTGATTATCCTTCAGACTGTACTGCAGGAGGTACGCCACCGTAGCGCACCTGTCTATAAGCGCCTGAAGGACATCATACATGCGAAAG AACACTTCTACACTTTTACCAACGAACACCACAG AGAGACATTCATTGAACGTGAACCAGGTGAGAGCGCCAATGACCGCAACGACCGTGCAATTCGCGTGGCAGtcagatggtacagtcagcacCTGAAGACATTTGAGTCTGACACAGATGGTCTCAAGGTGGTCCTCCTCACCAATGATCAAGGAAACAAGGAAAAGC AGGAGAATGGCCTGCTGGTGCACAAAT GTGAAGAGTATGTCAAGAGTCTGATAGCAAATCCCGAGCTTGTTGATCGCCTGGCCTTGTCCAATGATGACAAG AATGAAATTACAAGCAGTAAAGTGTTATTTCCAGAGCACCTTCCCCTGTCCAGAATCCAGGCAGGAATTAAAAGTGGCTCCTTCCTCCAAGGCACCTTTAGGGCCAGCAGGGACAACTATTTGGAGGCAACAGTGTTTGTCCAGGGAGAGGGagaagacagcacagag GTTCTCATCCAGGGTCTTCAGAACCTCAACAGAGCAGTGCACCAGGATGTGGTTGCTGTGCAGCTTTTGCCAAGGAATCAGTGGGTGGCACCGTCGTCAGTTGTGCTGCAGGATGAAGGCACAGCAAAGGATGATGAGGATGCTGaagaagggggg CAGTTGAGGATAGCAGCAGCCGAGGCCGCTAGGAAGCCCACGGGGAAGGTAGTGGGAATCATTAAGAGGAACTGGAGGCCATTCTGTGGCATGCTGAATGCTTCCCATATCAAAGAG TCCACTCGGCATCTTTTCACCCCAGCAGACCGCCGTATCCCACGTATTCGCATTGAAACACGGCAGGCATCCACACTGGCAGGCCAGAGGATCATGGTGGCCATCGATGGCTGGCCAA ACTCCAGATATCCAAAT ggtCATTTTGTACGCAGTTTGGGAAGCGCAGGGGAGAAAGACACAGAAGAGGAGGTGCTGCTACTGGAGCACGATGTTCCACATCAGGCTTTCTCTCAGGCAGTGCTCAGTTTCCTTCCTAAGATGCCATGGGCCATCACACCAGAG GACATGGGGAAGAGGGAGGACTTGAGGCCGCTGACAGTGTGCAGTGTGGATCCTCCAGGATGTACAGATATAGATGATGCTCTACACTGTAGAGAGCTGGAAAATGGTCACCTTGAG GTGGGCGTCCacattgctgatgtcagccacTTCATCAGGCCTGGCAATGCTCTAGACAAAGAGGCAGCAAACCGTGGCACCACAGTGTATTTGTGTGGCAAG AGGATAGACATGGTTCCTGAACTGCTCAGCTCCAATCTTTGTTCTCTACGGTCCAACGTGGACAG ACTCGCCTTTTCATGTATCTGGGAAATGAACCAAAAGGCTGAAATTCTAAAGACTCGATTCACAAAAAGCGTCATTAACTCTAAG GCTTCTCTGACCTATGCTGAGGCCCAGATGAGGATTGATGACACCAGCAAGAATGATGATATAACAAAGAGCCTACGGGGTCTCAACAAACTGGCCAAAATCCTCAAGAGGCAGCGGATAGAGAAAGG GGCATTGACACTGTCCTCTTTAGAGGTCCGTTTTCATATGGACAGTGAAACCCACGACCCCATTGATCTCCAGACCAAAGAACTCAT GGAGACAAACTCAATGGTTGAGGAGTTCATGTTGCTGGCCAATATTTCAGTTGCTCAGAAGATTTATGATGAATTTCCAGAGTGCGCTCTGCTGAGGAAACACCCAGCACCACCTCCATCTAACTACGACATCCTGATCAAAGCTGCAAAGTCTAAG GAGGTCGAGATCCACACAGATTCAGCAAAGGCACTGGCTGATTCCCTTGATGCAGCCAAAGTGGATGGCTTCCCATACTTTAACACGCTGCTGCGCATCCTGGCCACTCGCTGCATGATGCAAGCTGTCTATTTTTGTTCTGGCATGGACAGCGATTTCCATCATTATGGCCTTGCCTCACCAATTTATACGCACTTCACGTCTCCTATTAGGAG GTACGCAGATATCATTGTGCACCGTCTGCTGGCAGTGGCCATAGGAGCAGACAGCACCTACCCAGATTTAATGG AACACAAAGAGTCAGCCCTCTGCAATAACCTCAACTACAGGCACAAAATGTCTCAGTATGCACAACGGGCTTCTGTGGCCTTCCACACACAG TTGTTTTTCAAGAGCCGAGGAATACTGAACGAAGAAGGATTCATTCTGTTTGTGAGGAAGAATGCAATCATTGTACTCATCCCAAAGTTTGGCTTGGAGGGAACAGTGTTCTTTGACACAAAAGACAAAGTTTCCCCAAATAAAGTGTTTGAGGAAGAG GGTCCCACTCTGACTGTGGAGCAACACAAGTTCCACATATTCGACAAGGTGAAGGTCACCATCAGCCTAGATGACTCCAATATTCAGCACCAGAAGATCCGCATGGCTCTGATTGACCCAGTG atcccCGGTGTGAGTGTTCCAGCCCCAGATGCCGAAACCCCAGCTAAGAAACAAAAACTGGACCGCTGA